CATTGGGTAACGCCTACCTCCAGCTGTTGTCACGATACGCGAGTCACGACACCCAAGCGCATTTGAACTTCAGTTTCATGGGCAAGAGGAACTGGACCAATCTGATGGTGTGGTGCAAGGACTTGTATGAACGCCCTGGGTCTCTTTGTATCCCACTACAGGACGGTCAATGTCCTCTCGTTGCAGTCGTAGCAGCGGCCCACAGTATCACGCTCTCGCACACCAATAGCTCGTGGCAAGATTGTCTTGAGGCGCTCAAGGCGCTCAGACATGCTGTGGGAACGTTGGACAAGGCTTGGATGAAGGATTGAGTCTAGGAGAAGGGGGAAGCCATGGGTCTTTGCAGACACCAGCAGACTCCAGAACCGGCCGGTGTTAGTTGCTGCCTGGAACGACGCCTATCTCCACGAGCCAGATCAGGTAGTCATTGATATAGTTCATTGAATGCAAATGCTGACTTCACGCATCGCTCCCGTTGTCTTGTGGGGTGGCGAGAATTCCTTGTCCCGGGAAAGCAGGGACATGAGTATTAGAACTTTCATTTCATTCGTCCATCGCCACAAAAGGCGGATAACAGTAACGATCTCGGGATAACATTGGTATCTTTTTTGCACAGTTACTCCATGATGCTCCTCTCCCTCGAAGACGCCCGCGTTCCCATGCTATTCCATACTCCGAGAGCGACTACTAGGTACGCCTCCGTACGATTCCCAGATCATTTACACAAGGTACATCGAAAGGATCTCTCGACACCTAGTCAATCGTCATCCTTTGCGGCACCTGTCCTAGCGGATGTGGTGGACCGTTGTACGTGTCGCCACTGACTGCCCACTTCCCGTTATCGAGCTCGCTGGCATTGGGAACTTTCCTTCGCTGGATGTGAGGTTTCAGGCCCTTGTTGAAGTTGACCATACATGTTATTGCTGTACCGATCGTGACCACCAGCGACAAGAGCGTCAGGACCGCGAATGTTGTAAGTGAGCTCTTTACCGCTGCGTAATCTTTCATCCTCGGAGGTGTGTACATCCTGACCAGCTTAAAGACGAAGTAAGCCATGGCGGCGAAGTAGACGATGATGATGCAGACTTGACCAATCCGGGACTCGCGGCGGGTGATGAAGCCGGCCAGGCAGAGCAGAATGATGGTGATCGGGATCGCGGCGATGGTAAGGTAGAATTCCGAGTCAGTGGTCTTGGTCACGACGACGACGAACTGGACCGTGAAGCCGAGGAAGAAGAAGAAATCGAACTTCAGGAGGGCGATGTAGATCTGCGTGAAATTGTTAGTGGTGGGACATACGTTATGGTAGGTGCATTCTGACCTGATACGTGAGATACCGCCTCTTGAGGCGCAGATCTGCGGAGATGTGCTTGTAGATGGTCCAGGCGAATTCGTTGTA
This genomic window from Fulvia fulva chromosome 4, complete sequence contains:
- a CDS encoding UPF0658 Golgi apparatus membrane protein, whose translation is MYMPNTKWTWAFMLIVLVQAIASLALEAYVFGEFQTSLKLEGKPDDAPEPTKTIPTYLALFIFGYLYELVLAWDALRLKNTIQVIGICIYNVGMLIYSSVQMDQVNEAVQQLRASGDIDEDTWRDLKPFLIAAPCVVALGTIALTFVAWKLYNEFAWTIYKHISADLRLKRRYLTYQIYIALLKFDFFFFLGFTVQFVVVVTKTTDSEFYLTIAAIPITIILLCLAGFITRRESRIGQVCIIIVYFAAMAYFVFKLVRMYTPPRMKDYAAVKSSLTTFAVLTLLSLVVTIGTAITCMVNFNKGLKPHIQRRKVPNASELDNGKWAVSGDTYNGPPHPLGQVPQRMTID